Genomic DNA from Sphaerodactylus townsendi isolate TG3544 linkage group LG14, MPM_Stown_v2.3, whole genome shotgun sequence:
GTGATTGCTAATCTCCACAAGCCACTTTGAAGAGgatagcatgattttttttttaaaaaaaaaatctgtttgccaGTTCAGTCACACGTCAGTGCGCTCAAGAAAGGAAAACTCAGGGTGGAGGAGTAGGTTGCTAACAGcctggagagagaaaaatttgcCCCATTAAGAGAAGATCAATCAGGTGATGTTATTGATTGAAGGCAAAAAGGTGAAAGCCagcctggtgtggtggttaagagcaggtggattctaatttggagaacctggtttgattccccgggtttgattccacatgagtgcagactcttatctggtgaaccagatatgtttccgctcTCCtgtattcttgctgggtgaccttgggctagtcacagttctttggaactctctcagccccacctacctcacaaggggtctgttgtggggagaggaagggaaaggagcttgaaagccaccttgagtctccttacaggagagaaaggtggggtataaatccaaactctctttctcttcttctctgtttattgttgttgttgttgttatttattcattcattcattcattcattcattcattcattcattcattcatttatttatttatttatttatttatttatttatttatttatttatttatttattcgatttagcAGATCGTtctaccccgaagggctcagggcggttcacaggcCAACCAAGGACAATACATTACAactaaaaacaaattgaataatcccaataaatacagtaaaaacagtagcagcaacaacCTTATACACATTAACCTTCTATTAAAGGAAtcaggcatttttctccagggttgCTGGCAACCCGAAATGCTGGATTATTTTACAGCTCCATGGATAACAACCGCCAAAAGGAAATTAAGTTTTTATGGCCTGTCTCAACAAATGCTTCTCCCTCTGGGTAATGAATGGACCAAGGAACTGGTAAGAGCAAGAGAATCAACTATCAAATATCACTGGTCAGAACAAGAGTGCAGGAAGTGGAATGCCAACATGATTGAAATAGAATGCAAAATCCTTTGTTTGAAGTCCATCTTTTAAACGGGCTCTTGCCGATGTCTCATTTTTTCAATATAAGTAATTCGGAATGTAGGGGAGCATTTGCATTAATATGATACAATTCTCCTATCAGCATGGTTAGAGGGAGAAAATATAAAAAACTTCCAATTCGAGAACGGATGTGTATCTGTCAGGATGGAAGTACAGAGACATCTGAACATGTGATGTTTGATTGTGGTATATATAATCAAATTTGCCAAATTTGTTACTTCCCATATTTTTTTACAGATATGCAAAGAGCTGTTAAACTAAAGAAAAATTCTTTCAGACAGGAATAACAAGCTGTCGTGCAAAGCTGCTAAAAATGCAAGGTTGGACATCAAGTATAGAAGCACTTGGTTAAATTCTTAGAAGGGGAATAGATAGAAATGAATTTTGTGGAGAATGAGGCTATTTTACTGTCAACGGAATTCGATTTTCTGGAAATGTGCTTTTAAATTCAGTTTGTGTTTTGTAAATGTTGTACTGGTCAATGACCACAACAAATTTTGAAtatgaacttggttctccagattagagtccgctggtCTTAACcacacaccacgctggctctcttagaaTAGGCAATTGAAGCCTGACTGTGGGTGACTTAGGCCTGACAGCTGAGGATTGCCCAGGGAGGCACGGTGGCTCAGTGGATGAGcaactgctttgcatgcagaaggccccaggttcagttcccacaGTTCCCAGCTGAAAGGATCAGGTGGCATCTATTTGCTTCCTTGACAGCGTgcctttctcactaagactcaagATAGCAGGTCCGCTTTAGATTGGGAAGATGCTATCAGTCAGAACAGTCGATACTAACCTTCACAGACCtagagtctgaggccccttctgcacatgcagaataatgcactttcaatccagtgcactttgaagctggatatcactgtgcggaacagccaaatccactttcaaacagttgtgaaagtggattaaatgtgcattattctgcatatgtggaagggccCCCACTTTATATTATCCACCTTCTTCTTTAAAGGACTGAGCTTCAGGCCTAGAGCATGTTCTTTGCATACTGAAGGTATCAGATTCATCCCCCAGGGAGGTGATGTGAAACATCTCCAGGTGAGGCCCTGCAGAGCGGCTGCCAGAGCAGGTAAGGCTTCCCTGGATAGGCAAGGCGGCTTTCAGGGTTCCTGAGCCTGTGCCCAAAGCAGACTCTCCTGTCATATACAAGCCTTCCCTCTCTGATCATAACAGCAGACATTCTGCAAGTCTGGTATAATTCTCAGATTGTCTCTACAAAGCTTTGCCTGGGTCATGTGCATTATGATCCTGGCAAAGCTACCTAAATCCACACATTGATTTTCACAGGGCTCTTGGAGACTAAGAGTGGAAGGCAGTCGGCCTAAACAATTCACATTCAGATAATAAATCTGTTCTGTTtggattgtgtgtatgtgtgtgtgtgaatgagtgagtgagtgagtgttcTAACCTCTCCTGATTTCCTCCAAAGGAGAATCCATTCTGCATCCCTGGTGGAAGGAAATGCAAAACCAGCAGTGCCCAAAAGGTGAGGGGAAATCAACAGGATGCAAGCTATTGATTCGTCTTCAATTATGGCTGGGTCCGGTAACTGTGGAAGGAAATCTAAAAATAACAATAAGGAGTGGCCAGGAAGGGCAAAAACTGTGTGATGGGGGAGGATAAAGGAGGAAAAGTGGTTTAGACCCACCGAAGGTTTGTGAAAGGGGAGAGTATTGAGTGTATGTTTGGGGAGGTGCTAACAGGCTGAGCTTTAGGTGGGAAAAGATCTCTGAACTGCCCCCAAAGTCACCTAGTCTAAATTGCTTTTGCAAGACAGAGAAGACCACCTGTTTATCACCAGTACCACCCAGTACAGATCCTGAAAGTTACAAAGCTTTAGGGAAGATTTAATAttgatatataaaatatattattttgcatTGTATGTAACAGTTAAAAAGCCAATGTGATGTCATCATTGGAATGTTGAATTAGGATCTGGGCATGCCAAGTTCGAATCTCTGTTCTGACTTAGAAGCTGatggggtgactttgggccagttactgagtctcagcctaacctgcactacagggtggttgttgtgaggttaaaatggtgGACAGTACCGCAAACTACTTTAGGCCCCCATTAGGAaaagaagtgggatataaatatctaagaCTATATGTTTGCCAGTGACATTCAGGTGTATCTAAAAATGGAAACTCCATGTTCAAAAGTAGTATACCTCTGATTTCCAGTTGCTTGAGgagggagaagaacaagaaatggCTGTCTCTCCATCACAACTTGCTTGCTTTTTCTTGCTAGACAGACTTTAGTCTGATCTGGGAAGTTGGATTTTTGGAGGCGGCGGTTTTAAATTCTGAGATGGATTtacaaaatgggggtgggggagagagcatATGGCCTGCCTTGTAGACAGCATCaggacagccctgctggatctggcTGAAGGTATTTGATCCAGGATCCTATTTCCAGCAGCAATTACCCAGATGCCCCCAGGAAGTCCACAAACCCTGCACGAGGGCCAAAACCATCTCTCTCTGCTTGCTCCTTCTCAGCACCTGGTATTCCAAGGTGAACTGCTCCTGAACATTCAGATTCCAGTTAGCTATCATGGCTAAACACCTCAACAGACCTGCAACCAGAGAACCATGCAGCTCATGAGGACTGAATGTCCTTGAACGAACCACTCTCCCTCAGCCTGTCCTATCTTTTAGGGGTGTGTTAACCTAAAATGTTGCTCTTAGTACTTTGGCAGTATAtgaatgtaaaaacaaaacaaaggatcGGAGAGTATCTAgcatactttttaaaaggtttttaaatattaatgagtttttttttcaatgacaTATGTTGCCTTAAGTATCTTTGGATAAAGAAATTAGCTGATAACTGCTATCAATACACACATTTTTATGTGCTTACTAGAGAAGCTAACCTAAGGAGAGGTAAGTCCCATTtaattcaatgggacttgctgCCAGAAAAGTGCTCTTAGGATTGCATAGCAGCATGCAGTGACTCATAAGCTTGCCTGCAGGGGCTGGGGacagttctgtccctttaatagattcttaatgggatattatttaccaggtaATACCGTGAAAAGCATCCAAGGCTTATTTCCATACATCAactttttaatcattatttttattatcattatttaaagGGAAAGGACAGTTTTTTTCCAGGCTGCTGACAGCCCTAGTAATTCAGCAGAAATAATGATCCAACTTGAATTGGGGATGTATTTGGAGAAGATTTTGTTTCAGCTGTATCTGGGAAAGCATCCTTAGCAAACTTCCAGCTGCATCTGAGATCTCTTTTTGGAACAGTTCTCTGCAACAGCCAGGAGAGGGGGTTGCTAGCGGCTTCTAAGCCCGTGGAAGAATCCCAGGTCCAGTGGAGGTAACTTTTAACCCCTTCCCTTACATGGACCACAAAATGCTGAATGGTTGATTTTGTCCAGGGTTTAACAAGTATGACAGGATGAAAAAAGTCAtctgacaccccccccttttttttgctgttctgtCCTCATTTTCCATATCATGACATACCTTCCATGCAGAATTGTTTCGTAGGTTAAAGAGCCAGACCACCCCAGAGGAACTGATGTTATTTTGACTCGGTAGTAAAGGTACCTGCAACTTGTTATGGCTCTTGAGACCAAGGTTTTACTGGGGTTCTATCCACTGGGCAGCGTTGTCTATTGGTGTGTGCTTAAGGAATCACACTGAGCTAATCTGGCTATACTGATCCATGTAACTTTGGCCTTgaggctggattactgcaacatactctacatggggctgcccttaaaGCCAGCTCAAAAATAACAGTTGCACCAAGATGTGACAGCTCCATGTCTGGCTGCAATCCTCGGAGCACTTTCCTGGACTAAAGCTCCTTGATAAAAtgagacttacttttgagtagacttgcttaggatttcTCCCTTGACAGTTTGACACCTGTCATTGCACACATGCATCGGTTTCTGAGCCAACCCCTTGCCTCCAGTTTCCTGCTGCAACAGCTGGAGAAAGTGGAGGTTGAAAATGCAGCGGTTAcacaaccagaagtgacatcacaccccaTGGCCACTCTAGCAATTCttcaaatctctatggtaaaccaTAGTGCTAGGGGGAACTACTAGAATGTTGTGGTGATGCATGGAGACATGCCTGATGTgacaaccagaagtgatgttgcaatgCTATGCGAAGTGTGGCCACACCTGCAAAAGCTCCCAGATGAGGGCTGGCAACCGTAGCTTGTGTGAGttgtaggtagggctgagagaattctgagagaactgtgactagcccaaggtcacccagcagggaaccCCAATCCAGTTTGATTAAAGTCAGCCAcacgtgtggaggagtggggaatcaaacctggttctctgcaGTAGAGTCCGCCGGTTTCAATCACCACACCATGCTAATGGctcagagcagcagactgtaatctggagaaccaagttcaattccccactcttccacatgaagccttctggatgaccttgggccagtcacagttttctcagaactctctcagcacacctggaggcaggctatggcaaaccgtctctgaacgtctctggccttgaaaacctttcagGGTCGCTGTAAGTTagctgtgccttgatggcaaAAATCACACACAAGGGCTAGGCTTTTGAATAGGGTGGAGGCAACGCACAGTTTTTAGAGAGGGAAGGGGTTATGTTAGtgttcattgtatttttttaatgaatttgtaagctgccttgagctatGTGAAAGGCACTgcatgaatattttaataaaatacacATAAATAAAAAAAGGACCTCAGGACTGGATAAATGGCACGCAGGAGCCCActgactcacccccccccccatcagccagTTTGCTCCCTGTTGCTGCCAATGGATCCGAGCAGGCATATTTCACTGCGTGAGGCCTTGTATTAAAGATGAGACATGAATCAAAGTCTCTTTTAAACAAACATATTTACTTTATGGGCATGTTTTCTTAAAGCTGCTCCAGCAGGGAAACTGATAGGACCCTCCATAATCCGAAGACCAGTTAAGTGACAGTTCTGTTCTGTCAGGACCAAACTGACAGCAAGGAATATACCCCTGgggactgtgaaagagaagaaCACGCACCCGATTCCATCCAGCCATGCCAGCATGGGGTGATATTCAGTGGGTTATGACACTTGGTAGAGCCAGACGCGGGCACTTCCCTGAGAACTGCCAAAGCAGGGGAAGAGTTTTGGTTCTCCTGACAGGCCCCAAGGGGACTGGATCTGACACCGTGCCAAAGGGCAGAGCAAAAACCCCTTTACCAGCTCAAGAAGCCAAATGGCCACTAACCCTTGCAGGGATGCAGCTTGCCCATCGATTGATTGGTTTTACTTCATCTATTTAATTAAGAGCTTTCAAGTCCAACTAACTCACGACGACCttgcatggggttttcaaggcaagatcggagctgaggtggtttgccactgccttcctctgcatagtagccCTGATCTTCTTTGGTCCATCCACCTGTGctaaccctgcttaccttccaagatctgacatgatccaactagtctgggctattcaggtcatctttctcaaagtggcttccaccgttctcccctcctccattttatcctctgaaCAACTCCCCTGTAAGGTGGGCTGGGAGGatgagtgtgtgtgattggccccagATTCGCCAACAAGTTTCCAGGGCAGACTGGAGttttcaaacctggttgtcccagatcctagcctgacattctaaccaccacaccacgcagTTGCCAATTGGTTATATCTGTGTGTCCACAAAATCCCTGATTTAGACTGGATTGATGGCAGGAATGCCACAAACATTACTTAGAACATGATCAACAGCAGGACTTACTGAGTGCAACTGTGATGCTCAGACCAATCAGCAGTTTTGTGCTGTTCACCACTGAATGTTCTGCATGTGGGCCAAATGGGTTTGCCCTGTTTATTTTCAgaactgcacatgtgcaaaaatTGCAGCTGATCCAAACAGATTGGCAGTAATTAATGTCACTGCATAGACAAAACCAAATGGTaggattaaaaacacacacacatacagtactTATTTATAATTGCTAATGACCAAGAGCCTGGAGAATCTGTATGGTGTGTAGATTCTCTTCTTAGTAGATTCTTCTTcttagtgagcagcagtggcgtagtggctaagagcagtggctaagagcaggtgcactctgatctggaagaaccgggtttgattcccagctctgccgcttgagttgtggaggcttatctggggaattcagattagcctgtgcactcccacacacgccagctgggtgaccttgggctagtccaggggtagggaacctgcggctcgagagccgcatgcggctcttctgcccttgcactgtggctccatgagccgagccaccggccccatccttgcccgccctgcaggcagcagggtgggtgcatccatgcgcttctcagaatgagcggagtaaaaggtaaaaaaaaacctctatatatagtgttatctttattttaaatgtcaaaaattatttgcggctccaagtgttttcttttcccgtggaaaacgggtccaaatggctctttgagtgttaaaggttccctacccctgggctagtcacagcttctcggagctctctcagccccacccacctcacagggtgtttgttgtgaggggggaagggcaaggagattgtcagcccctttgagtctcctgcaggagagaaaggggggatataaatccaaactcttcttcttcttcttcttcttcttagagtgACATTCTCTTCTTAGAGTGATACATCTTCTTAGAGTGACATTAGTGTGGCTTGCCTAGACAGTTGGCTTTGCTGGGGTCTTACACGGAAACCTTCATTCCCTGAACACACCATTGTTTTTTGGAGGGGCGAGGCTGGGGCCTTCTGTATTCAAGCCATGTGCTCTGAGGACCACTTGCAGACCACACATTCCTGTACCTGGTTCACAGATATGGGCTGGAATCTCTAGGTGCTCAGAACTAAATTCCCAGGTGTGGGTCGATCTAATTCGAATCCGGAGAGGAGTGTGGGTGGCGAAGCCACAAATGCCATTTTCCCAGCTGGAAATGCCTTGCTGGGGACACGTGTGTAAAGACTTCTTCAGGGCACATTAAGTTTCCTCAGTGGGGCAAACAGTGACTCCCTGGCACCATTTCAGGCCTAGAAAATGCCAGGGGTTTGGCCTCATGGCACTGTGTTATTGATCTGAACCAAGGATGCATGCACCTGGCATTAAAATCTGAGCATAGAACTCCTAGCACACTTTGGATAGACATGCACCCATTGTAGACACGTTTGAACTGGCCTTCAGCTacgtcccttcctctccagagcagaGCGGACATGCCTTGCTCCAAACCCTTCTCTGACCCTGGTCTCACCAATTGTGGGAGTTTGCAGTGCCTTCAAAAACCTGACCTGCACGTAATAATAACTGGGCACCGTCAAGACACAACTGACTCGTGGCGACCCCCAGGACCCGGTGTTCTGCAAGCAAGAGGTACCAAAGAATTAATGCagcccagcattttaaaaaacagagaaccGCCTCGCTTTTTCTTAGCAGACAAGCTTGAGCTAGTTCAGGATTCATCTGTAGCATCAATAGCCCAGAGCAGGATGAGATCTTCTCTGTAGTTTCGGCCAAGTTTCTTTTTTGTAGTGGGCACATCTCTGATGTTTGCGCGAGTGAAACAAACAGGCTCGCCTTCTGTGGAAGGGAGGCGGAATTCTGCCGCCAGGAGCCGTAGGAGTTGCTTCCCCCATCCTAGGCAAAGTCCACAGCCTCCCGCTCTCTTTGGATAACCCGCAACACACAACTCCTTCTCAGTGTGcgcagcccctcccctttcctgccagCTCCTTCTTGGCTTCACCCTTTGGGCAATTACTCACAATGGCACCCTCTGGGGGACGGAGCCGGGCTTATTCGCCTTTATAACAATAAATCAAAATTTAGTTAAAGTGGGAGATGGAATTGCGAAGAGAGTTATGTCTGGAATAAGGTGCAACCAATTTCCGTGAGGTTTTCTGCTCCCAGCCAGGACATACGCACACATCTATATCGTTCTGCCCAGGTAACCAGGCTCAAGCTGCAAAtccacctgggatttttcaaCTGCTTCGTTAGTCAATACGTCGGGTTCTTTTATCCCAAAGTCGAGAGGCAAGCAATGTGCCAttgcagattatttttttaaaaaaaccacacatatATAAATGACAGGGGAGCCCATCAAAATTAATTTCTTCTATAGGCAATGAATAATTCAAGAATTTGCTATACTTTATTGTTTGTGTAGGGGGATGCttatagaggggggggggaaacaattcCGCATTTTAATGCAGTTTTTATAAACAGCCCCCTAGGATCAAAAAAATATGCTTGTCGCATGATATTGTTCCTGCGGTTTCGTTGCAACCCTTGATGAAAATCCATTAGTTTTGATCAAAATTAAAGCTATCTATCCATCTCTCTAGACAGTACAGTTGCTGTATCTTGCAAACATACCAATATAGTCTCTTTATCAGAGATAAACAGATAAAGCGCTGCCTAGAATGCGGGAAGCAGCCGTCAATGCCGTGGAGTGGTTAGAGTAGTTGCGGACATCAGAGTTCTGAGAACTGGGTTCGAATCCCTATTTTGCCACGAAGCATGTGCGAAGGAGAAGGCTCTCTCTTGCCTAATCAATTTTAATGCCTAATGTTGTGAATattggagaagtgggaaatcctGACTGCAGCGTGAGGGCAACCTGATAGCTTTGGGCTAGCCATGGTGTCTGTCTCAGCCTTACCAACCTTACAGGCAgagattcccaaccagggttccgtggtaccctggggtgccatgagcatgtcctagggcagtggtggcgaacctttggcactccacatgttatggactacaattcccatcagccccaacaattggccatgctggcaggggctgatgggaattgtagtccataacatctggagtgccaaaggttcgccaccatggtcctaggggCACTGCGGCAAtactaccggcccccctcacttttacggggtctcccactggcaccaccagcaaggacatggagctggcccagagagcagggcctgccgcaaggtcagcagccacttccccccccctgcccccatgcttcccttcaccctgggaggggaaggtggggggtggcaagcaggggaactgggaggggaaggtgcggggaggatggcaggggtaccgtgagatatgaagagtgaggtcaagggtaccgtgacatcgaaaaggttggaaaacactgcttaCAGGGATATTGGAGGGATACACAGGTGAGGCTCAAGTCGTTGGCGACAGGGTAATAGTGCATTCAAATAGTTTCCCCCAGCAGGTGGTCATTTCTCCGCGTTACTGGGAACCAGCCACACACCAAGGAATGGGAAATTTCCCTTGCCTCGTCTTCACAGCTGAAACGCTTCCCTGAAATTACTTTCTTTGTAGCTGTTTGCCAATTTGTGGGATGaagattattggggggggggggaggcagaaaactttGGCAGATGCGGGCACTAAAGGGTCCCCCTACTTCCTGGCAGCGCACGTGCACCGCGGGGCTCCCGAGTGCTCCCTCTCCGGCTCTGGCTCCCTCTCCGGCCACGGCTTGGCCAGGCCGGCCTCGGCGCGGGGCAGCCAGAGCCAGCCAGCCCTCCTGGCggaagcggcagagcgggagcCCCGGCGGAGCGGCGGGAGGGCCGGTGCCCGGGCGGCTTCTCTCGGGGGCGCAGGGCCAGCCAGGCTCCCTCCGGCGCGGCTTGGCGAGCAGGTTGCCATGGCGGAGGCCGGCAGGAGGGAGAGACgccgagagcagcagcagcagcagcagcaggcagcggaggaggaggaggcagcctcGGCTGGGCtgtgccctgcaggcggggggaGCATCCCTTCGCCGGGAGCCTCGGCGGCGGCCGAGGAGGAGGCGGGGCGGGCGCGGCGGCGgccggggaaggagggaggcggCGCAGCCCAacccagccctgcccagccctaGCCGGGCTCCACTCGGTTCCATGCGCGCCGGGCTGTTGGCCGCAGTTTCCCGGCTCTCGGCTCCTGCTGGCCGGGACGCAGGTGGAGGAGGCAGCGGGGAGCAACGGGCGAAGCCAAGAGGCGCACACCTGAGCGCTGGCCTGGCGCCACCTGCCGCAGGGGCGCGCCGCCCAGGTGAGTTGCGCCGCCGGCTGCGGAccggaatggggggggggatggggcagtccGGCGCGGGCTTATTCACAAGCAAGTCTCGGGGGACTGAGGCAGGGGGCAGCTGGGGGGAGCCCGCGCCCGGGCACACTTTCACGACCCGGCGGTCAACTCCGTGACTCGCGGGTCGCAATGTCACGACTTCGGCGTGGGGGTGGTGGGTCAAGTTGACCTAGGAGCCTCGCCTTCTGCTCGGCGAAAGGGCGAAGGCACTTTGCACACGCGCAGAGGCTCTTTCCTTCCATCTGGTCCAGAAAGTCTCCTCTTCCCTTGGAAACAGTCAGCTTTCCGGGGCTCAGGTTCAGTCTGCTACACAAACCCCCCCGGTCCTCCTCGCCGCTTTTGACCGATGGCGCCTGAATGCCAAGTGGGGGCGAGGCAGTTGTGGACCTCCGAGTTTCCACGTGCATctctgttgggggagggggggagttgcgAAGAGGTGAACGTCTTGAAGCTGGACGGGACAAATTGTTGTTTGCAAGAAAGTTTTCGGTTGCAAATGGGGGGAGGCGCTGCATGAGAGAGAGGGCGCCCGAGATCCAGAAGCCCCCCTTTGGGACTTCACGGTTATTTAGCAAGAAGGCGCTTCTTTCCCCGCTAGCCCTGAACCACCCGATCCTGGGTTGTCGGGGGGCGTGGGAGGCATGGTCGTAATGGGCTACCTGGTTGGGGGCGAAGAGGCGCGTGAGTGAAGGGTCTCCTTCTGTTTTTAAGTGTCCAGCCCTAAGCGGGTCGACTCCGAATTATGCTCAGTTCTATTCAAGGAGGCTTGCGCTCCAGGAAAGTGTGTTTCAGGATCGCGCTGCCAGCTTCAGCTGTATGGAGGGCACCGCGCAGCCCAGCCCTTCTGCCGCGCGGTCGCAACGGGATTTGTTCTTAGCGGCTTCTCCGCAGCGACGGGAACGCCACCCCGGATCTGTAGGGCTGGGGACAGGGGAACATTTTCTGAAGTTAGGAAGGGCTTGGACACGAAGCGCAGGTTATCTCTGGGGGTGAAAGTCTGCTGGGGAAGAAATGTTTGGTGCCTGATGGAACTTTGAAGGCTTTCAAAGCCCTTGGTGGACATTGAGAAGGCCCTGCCTGCGAGGTAGGTCTGTTTGATTAGCCCCTCTATTGCAGGTGGCGGCTGTGAGGAGGTTGACTGGCTAATGGCcaacttttaaaactttgtttttcttttaaaaaaatatattgtagcATCCAGCCAGCGACGGCTTCTGGTGAACTTGAAACCTCGTTATGGGTCACTCGGCTGGTCTCAATAGAAGATACCCTGCGGATGGGGTGGTGGCTCTTTGGATTTCACCTAGGgaaggcatggcatggcatggccaCAGAGAAAATTGTTGGGGTTTGGGATAGGGTTGCAGCCCAGCAATAGGGTCTCTATTGctctgcattcagaaggtcccaggtccagtTGCAActtctccagttagaaggatatCAAAGACATCTGTCTGAAgtcccgggtcagcggctgccagtcagagcctAGCAGTTTAACGGTctggttcaggggtctgcaacctgcggctctccagatgttcatggactacaaatcccatcagctaattggccattctggcaggggttgatgggatttgtaatccatgaacatctggagagccgcaggttgcagacccctggtctggttCAACAGAAGACAGATTCGTGTGATGATTAGATGCTGCCTGGTTTAGACTGAATCTTTGAGATATTGGCATGCAAGAAAGCATGAGTGAGACTGAGAGCCAAGGTAGGATAGCAGA
This window encodes:
- the LOC125443758 gene encoding translation initiation factor IF-2: MRALKGPPTSWQRTCTAGLPSAPSPALAPSPATAWPGRPRRGAARASQPSWRKRQSGSPGGAAGGPVPGRLLSGAQGQPGSLRRGLASRLPWRRPAGGRDAESSSSSSSRQRRRRRQPRLGCALQAGGASLRREPRRRPRRRRGGRGGGRGRREAAQPNPALPSPSRAPLGSMRAGLLAAVSRLSAPAGRDAGGGGSGEQRAKPRGAHLSAGLAPPAAGARRPGATGMADPQRS